One stretch of Cryptosporangium aurantiacum DNA includes these proteins:
- a CDS encoding SCP2 sterol-binding domain-containing protein, with translation MTPETLKRLSDADPALARRGALVDGVIQVDVGAEPWYLTVERGAIRAAGTRPPAGPVRLRLSAPRAEWEAFWEPRPRPGHHDVMALMRRRVLTVEGDLHLFMAHLRYVKDLLEKPRSAA, from the coding sequence ATGACCCCCGAGACACTGAAGCGACTGTCCGACGCGGATCCTGCCCTGGCCCGCCGCGGCGCCCTGGTGGACGGGGTGATCCAGGTGGATGTCGGTGCGGAGCCCTGGTACCTCACGGTCGAACGGGGAGCGATACGGGCGGCTGGGACGCGGCCACCCGCCGGGCCGGTGCGGTTGCGCCTCTCCGCACCGCGCGCGGAGTGGGAAGCGTTCTGGGAGCCGCGCCCGAGACCCGGCCACCACGACGTGATGGCTCTGATGCGCCGGCGCGTGCTGACCGTGGAGGGCGACCTGCACTTGTTCATGGCCCATCTGCGCTACGTGAAGGATCTGCTGGAGAAACCCCGGAGCGCCGCATGA
- a CDS encoding alpha/beta fold hydrolase codes for MTARVEPIVGRYLHVDLPTGRARLYVEEAGTGAIPLLCLHTAGSDGRQYRHLLNDEGLLERFRVVTFDLPWHGRSSVPADWRDREYVLTSDDYVGIVLAVVDALGLDRPVVMGCSIGGRLVLRLAVDHPDRFRALIGLQAGAAVAPYYDREYLHRPDVHGGELCAALMSGLVGPDAPAADRAETLWHYAQGGPGVFKGDLHFYKDESVSPEQLATIDTGRCPLYLLSGEYDYSCLPEDTMAVAKAVPGAVVTIMEGLGHFPMSENHAAFMAHLGPVLDRIAAS; via the coding sequence ATGACCGCCCGCGTCGAGCCGATCGTCGGCCGCTATCTCCACGTCGACCTGCCGACCGGCCGCGCGCGGCTCTACGTCGAGGAGGCGGGGACCGGCGCGATCCCGCTGTTGTGCCTGCACACCGCGGGCTCGGACGGCCGCCAGTACCGGCACCTGCTCAACGACGAGGGCCTCCTGGAGCGCTTCCGGGTCGTCACCTTCGACCTGCCCTGGCACGGCCGATCGTCGGTGCCCGCTGACTGGCGGGACCGCGAGTACGTGCTGACCTCGGACGACTACGTCGGGATCGTGCTCGCCGTCGTCGACGCTCTGGGGCTGGACCGACCCGTGGTGATGGGCTGCTCCATCGGCGGACGACTGGTACTGCGGCTCGCCGTGGACCACCCTGATCGCTTCCGGGCGCTCATCGGACTCCAGGCCGGGGCCGCCGTCGCCCCGTACTACGACCGGGAGTACCTGCATCGCCCGGACGTCCACGGTGGAGAGCTGTGTGCGGCGCTGATGTCCGGTCTGGTCGGCCCGGACGCCCCGGCGGCGGACCGCGCCGAGACGCTGTGGCACTACGCGCAGGGTGGGCCCGGCGTGTTCAAGGGCGACCTGCACTTCTACAAGGACGAGTCGGTCAGCCCCGAGCAACTGGCCACGATCGACACCGGCCGCTGCCCGCTGTACCTGCTCAGCGGCGAATACGACTACTCGTGCCTGCCCGAGGACACGATGGCCGTCGCGAAGGCCGTTCCCGGGGCCGTGGTGACGATCATGGAAGGACTGGGACACTTCCCGATGAGCGAGAACCACGCCGCCTTCATGGCCCACCTCGGTCCGGTGCTCGACCGGATCGCCGCGTCGTGA
- a CDS encoding NAD-dependent succinate-semialdehyde dehydrogenase, translated as MSELGSFIDGKWSRGGGGSIPVWNPATGTQLAELPLVAADDLEQALAAADAAFPSWRATSALRREEILRTAAGLVRERSESIAAAIARELGKPLREARVEVRTACEHIEWAAGEGRRAYGRVIPGREPGVHASTRIEPLGPIAAFAPWNAPLITPARKIAGALAAGCTVVLKPAEETPTAACELVRAFDEAGTPPGVLNVVFGEPADVGARLIGSPLTKGATFTGSTAVGKQLLAQAAPTVTVTTMELGGYAPVFVLPDADPEAVADTAVTAAMRNSGQVCTSPTRFYVHADLHDRFVARFAERADALRLGDPFDDATDMGPVATPRRLAAMAELTADARDHVVAGGYQEDRPGWFWRPTLLADLGDDARAATVEPFGPMALTTAYTDLDAALRSANRLGLGLAAYVWSSALTAIDHVTTGLEAGAIAVNSWQVSLAETPFGGVGESGVGYEGGTEGLRAFQRVKFVSLRSGS; from the coding sequence GTGAGCGAGCTCGGCTCGTTCATCGACGGCAAGTGGAGCCGAGGTGGCGGCGGCAGCATCCCCGTGTGGAACCCGGCCACCGGCACACAGCTCGCTGAGCTCCCACTGGTCGCCGCGGACGATCTCGAGCAGGCGCTCGCGGCCGCGGATGCGGCGTTCCCCTCCTGGCGGGCCACCTCGGCGCTACGCCGCGAGGAGATTCTGCGCACCGCGGCCGGGCTCGTCCGGGAACGCTCCGAGTCGATCGCGGCCGCGATCGCCCGCGAGCTGGGCAAGCCGCTGCGCGAGGCACGCGTGGAGGTACGCACCGCCTGCGAGCACATCGAGTGGGCCGCCGGGGAAGGCAGGCGGGCCTACGGCCGGGTGATCCCTGGCCGCGAGCCCGGCGTGCACGCGAGCACGCGGATCGAGCCGCTCGGACCGATCGCCGCGTTCGCCCCCTGGAACGCCCCCCTCATCACTCCGGCCCGCAAGATCGCGGGGGCACTGGCTGCGGGGTGCACGGTCGTGCTCAAGCCCGCCGAGGAGACCCCGACCGCCGCCTGCGAGCTGGTGCGGGCGTTCGACGAGGCCGGTACCCCGCCCGGGGTGCTCAACGTCGTCTTCGGCGAGCCCGCCGACGTCGGGGCGCGGCTGATCGGTTCCCCGCTGACGAAGGGCGCCACGTTCACCGGCTCGACAGCGGTGGGCAAGCAGCTGCTGGCGCAGGCCGCGCCGACGGTGACCGTGACGACGATGGAGCTCGGCGGGTACGCACCGGTGTTCGTGCTCCCGGATGCCGATCCGGAGGCCGTGGCGGACACCGCGGTCACCGCCGCGATGCGCAACTCCGGCCAGGTCTGCACCTCCCCCACGCGGTTCTACGTGCACGCCGACCTGCACGATCGGTTCGTCGCGCGGTTCGCTGAGCGGGCGGACGCGCTGCGGCTCGGGGACCCGTTCGACGACGCCACGGACATGGGCCCGGTCGCCACCCCGCGCCGGCTCGCCGCCATGGCGGAGCTGACCGCGGACGCCCGGGACCACGTCGTCGCCGGCGGTTATCAGGAGGATCGGCCCGGGTGGTTCTGGCGCCCGACGCTGCTCGCCGACCTGGGTGACGACGCCCGTGCCGCGACCGTCGAACCGTTCGGGCCGATGGCTCTCACCACCGCTTACACCGACCTCGACGCCGCGCTGCGCTCAGCGAACCGGCTCGGGCTCGGGCTGGCGGCGTACGTCTGGTCCTCCGCGCTGACCGCGATCGACCACGTGACGACCGGCCTGGAGGCCGGCGCCATCGCAGTGAACAGTTGGCAGGTCTCGCTGGCCGAGACCCCTTTCGGAGGAGTCGGGGAGAGCGGAGTGGGTTACGAAGGCGGCACCGAGGGCCTGCGCGCGTTCCAGCGGGTGAAGTTCGTAAGTCTCCGGAGCGGATCATGA
- a CDS encoding thioesterase family protein: protein MTAGTVTEFDRALALVDSAPDVALAELGAGWRFGTAMHGGLLLAVAAAAAGRRIRAEGRPGDPLSISAHFLSAAVAGPAELRTEVVRLGRTLSTAAVSLAQRVDGVDVERVRALVTVTDLERLDADVRLQPEPPAMPPPEQCLPCPAFLEDATLWDRVEIRLDPATAGWVRGEPGHRPHHQGWARFTDGRDPDPLALLLICDAMPNTVAALGIPGYVPTLELTAHVRGVPSPGWLRFTQTTRNYSAGMIEEDAEIFDATGRMVLQSRQLARAPRTGPHHSTTRSAR, encoded by the coding sequence ATGACGGCGGGTACCGTGACCGAGTTCGACCGCGCGCTCGCTCTGGTCGACAGTGCACCGGACGTCGCGCTCGCCGAGTTGGGCGCGGGCTGGCGGTTCGGCACCGCGATGCACGGCGGTCTGTTGCTGGCTGTCGCAGCCGCAGCGGCCGGTCGCCGGATCCGGGCGGAAGGCCGCCCCGGGGATCCGCTGTCGATCAGCGCGCATTTCCTGTCCGCGGCGGTGGCCGGGCCCGCCGAGCTGCGGACCGAGGTCGTCCGGCTCGGCCGTACGCTCTCCACCGCCGCGGTGTCGCTCGCGCAGCGCGTCGACGGCGTCGACGTCGAGCGTGTGCGAGCGCTGGTCACCGTCACCGACCTCGAGCGGCTCGACGCCGACGTCCGGCTGCAACCGGAGCCCCCCGCGATGCCGCCACCGGAGCAGTGCCTGCCGTGCCCGGCCTTTCTCGAGGACGCGACGCTGTGGGACCGGGTGGAGATCCGGCTCGATCCCGCGACGGCGGGCTGGGTCCGCGGCGAGCCCGGCCACCGGCCCCACCACCAGGGCTGGGCCCGCTTCACGGACGGCCGCGACCCCGATCCGCTCGCCCTGCTGCTGATCTGCGACGCCATGCCGAACACCGTGGCGGCCCTCGGAATCCCGGGATACGTACCGACGCTGGAGCTCACCGCACACGTCCGGGGCGTGCCGTCACCGGGCTGGCTGCGCTTCACCCAGACCACCCGCAACTACTCCGCCGGGATGATCGAGGAGGACGCCGAGATCTTCGACGCCACCGGGCGGATGGTGCTGCAGTCACGCCAGCTGGCGCGCGCGCCCCGGACGGGGCCGCACCACTCGACGACGAGGAGCGCACGATGA
- a CDS encoding EthD domain-containing protein, which yields MIKVLLFVKRKDGLSREEFRARYESGHVPLAIAELEHLRRYARNFVRPVKGLPEPGFDVVTEFWFEDWEAWKATSAYALGETGRTLAEDEAVFMDRASMRFVVVDEHVSDVDAVRASASAGSA from the coding sequence ATGATCAAGGTCCTGCTGTTCGTGAAGCGGAAGGACGGCCTCAGCCGCGAGGAGTTCCGCGCACGGTACGAGTCCGGCCACGTCCCGCTCGCGATCGCGGAGCTGGAGCACTTGCGGCGCTACGCGCGCAACTTCGTCCGTCCGGTGAAGGGCCTGCCCGAGCCGGGCTTCGACGTCGTGACCGAGTTCTGGTTCGAGGACTGGGAGGCGTGGAAGGCCACGTCGGCCTATGCCCTCGGCGAGACGGGCCGCACCCTCGCCGAGGACGAGGCGGTGTTCATGGATCGCGCCAGCATGCGTTTCGTGGTGGTGGACGAACACGTCTCGGATGTGGACGCGGTGCGGGCTTCGGCGAGCGCGGGGTCCGCGTGA
- a CDS encoding NAD-dependent epimerase/dehydratase family protein codes for MKRVVVTGGSGKLGRAVVAELVAAGHRVVNLDLVPPAEPQAPFIPLDLGNYGQVLEAFTAIDARYSHVDAVVHLGAIPGPGLATNTTVFTNNLTATYHVFAAARAASIRTVVWASSETLLGIPLNLNPPPYLPVDEEYPARPESSYALAKHLEEAMAAQFCRWDPTLKAIGLRFSHVMAPGDYAGFPDFDTDPAKRVWNAWAYIDARDGAQAVRLALDHDGVGMDVFVIASADTVMSRPSAELAAKYFPDVPIRRPLEGTETLLSIDKARRVLGYSPRHSWRDHQAV; via the coding sequence GTGAAACGGGTCGTCGTCACCGGGGGCAGCGGGAAGCTCGGCCGGGCCGTCGTGGCGGAGCTGGTGGCCGCTGGTCACCGGGTCGTCAACCTCGATCTCGTTCCGCCGGCCGAGCCGCAGGCCCCGTTCATCCCGCTTGATCTGGGGAATTACGGCCAGGTCCTGGAAGCGTTCACCGCGATCGATGCCCGCTATTCGCACGTGGACGCCGTCGTCCACCTGGGCGCGATCCCCGGTCCGGGCCTGGCGACCAACACGACCGTCTTCACCAACAACCTGACCGCCACCTATCACGTCTTCGCCGCGGCCAGGGCGGCGTCGATCCGCACGGTGGTCTGGGCGTCCAGCGAGACCCTCCTCGGGATTCCGCTGAACCTGAACCCGCCGCCCTACCTCCCGGTCGACGAGGAGTACCCGGCCCGTCCGGAGTCCTCTTACGCGCTGGCCAAGCACCTCGAGGAGGCCATGGCCGCCCAGTTCTGCCGCTGGGATCCCACCCTCAAGGCCATCGGCCTGCGCTTCTCCCACGTGATGGCTCCGGGAGACTACGCGGGGTTCCCCGACTTCGACACCGATCCCGCCAAGCGTGTCTGGAACGCGTGGGCCTACATCGACGCGCGCGACGGCGCGCAGGCTGTCCGGCTGGCCCTCGATCACGACGGCGTCGGCATGGACGTTTTCGTCATCGCGAGCGCGGACACGGTCATGAGCCGTCCCAGTGCGGAGCTGGCCGCGAAGTACTTCCCGGACGTACCGATCCGCCGGCCGCTGGAGGGCACCGAGACGCTGCTCTCCATCGACAAAGCCCGACGGGTCCTCGGGTACTCCCCCCGCCACAGCTGGCGGGACCACCAGGCAGTCTGA
- a CDS encoding SDR family oxidoreductase, translating into MSKVWLITGTSRGFGRYFAESALERGDRVAATARDVSSLGGLTAKYGDAILPLTLDVTDKAAVGVAVATAHDTFGRLDVVVNNAGYGLFGAAEEITEQLLRDQMETNFYGAVWVTQAVLPILRAQAGGHIVQISTIGGVAAFPTLSGYHASKWALEGYSEALAQEVKGFGIKVTLVEPGSFATDWAGSSAKHAEPHPAYQPIRDAMAARATTAQPGNPAAAGPALLEIVDAEKPPLRVLFGSAPVDIVKHVYARRLQTWADWEHVAHAAQG; encoded by the coding sequence ATGAGCAAGGTCTGGCTGATCACCGGCACATCCCGCGGCTTCGGGCGCTACTTCGCCGAGTCCGCCCTGGAGCGGGGCGACCGGGTGGCCGCGACCGCCCGCGACGTCAGCTCACTGGGCGGGTTGACCGCCAAGTACGGCGACGCGATCCTGCCGCTGACGCTCGACGTCACCGACAAGGCCGCCGTAGGCGTGGCCGTGGCCACCGCCCACGACACGTTCGGGCGCCTCGACGTCGTGGTCAACAACGCAGGCTACGGTCTGTTCGGCGCGGCCGAGGAGATCACCGAGCAGCTGCTGCGCGACCAGATGGAGACCAATTTCTATGGCGCGGTCTGGGTCACCCAGGCCGTCCTCCCGATCCTGCGCGCTCAGGCCGGTGGACACATCGTCCAGATCTCCACGATCGGCGGCGTCGCCGCCTTCCCGACGCTGAGCGGCTACCACGCGTCCAAATGGGCCCTCGAGGGGTACAGCGAAGCCCTCGCCCAGGAGGTCAAGGGCTTCGGCATCAAGGTCACCCTGGTCGAGCCCGGCAGCTTCGCCACCGACTGGGCAGGCTCGTCCGCGAAGCACGCCGAGCCCCACCCCGCCTACCAGCCGATCCGCGACGCGATGGCCGCGCGTGCCACCACCGCGCAGCCGGGCAACCCGGCCGCGGCCGGCCCGGCGCTGCTGGAGATCGTCGACGCGGAGAAGCCGCCGTTGCGGGTGCTCTTCGGTTCGGCTCCGGTGGACATCGTCAAGCACGTGTATGCCCGGCGGCTGCAGACCTGGGCCGACTGGGAGCACGTCGCCCACGCAGCTCAGGGCTGA
- a CDS encoding acyl-CoA dehydrogenase family protein, whose protein sequence is MRRNVFTPDHEAFRSVVRDFVGKEVVPHFAAWEQAGRLPRDVFEKLGDLGLIGTAIPEEYGGGGQNDYRYNVVLQEEAARALVYFGTLRTQLDIILPYFLTYADDAQKRRWLPGIAAGRTLTAIAMTEPGTGSDLAGIRTTAVRTGDTYVLNGAKTFITGGLLADLVLVVARTSTEPGNRRRGLSLLVVEDGMPGFTKGRVLQKLGLKAQDTIELAFSDVRVPAANLLGQEGEAFSYLGANLAQERLAIAVGAVAQSRAALDATTRYVKERSAFGTPVSSFQNTKFELAAVATEIEAAQAMLDRAVLEHTEGRLSGSDAAMVKLFCTEMQARAVDRCLQLFGGYGYILEYPIARLFADARVARIYGGTSEVMKTIISKSLGL, encoded by the coding sequence ATGCGGCGGAACGTCTTCACGCCTGACCACGAGGCCTTCCGGTCGGTGGTCCGCGACTTCGTCGGGAAAGAGGTGGTCCCGCACTTCGCCGCGTGGGAGCAGGCCGGTCGGCTGCCTCGCGACGTCTTCGAGAAGCTCGGCGATCTGGGACTCATCGGAACGGCGATCCCCGAGGAGTACGGCGGCGGCGGCCAGAACGACTATCGCTACAACGTCGTGTTGCAGGAGGAGGCCGCTCGGGCGTTGGTGTACTTCGGCACCCTGCGAACCCAGCTCGACATCATCCTGCCGTACTTCCTCACCTACGCGGACGACGCGCAGAAACGACGGTGGCTGCCGGGCATCGCCGCCGGCCGCACGCTCACCGCGATCGCGATGACCGAGCCGGGTACCGGATCGGATCTCGCCGGCATCCGGACGACGGCAGTGCGCACGGGCGACACCTACGTTCTGAACGGTGCGAAGACCTTCATCACCGGCGGCTTGCTGGCGGACCTCGTCCTCGTCGTCGCACGGACGTCGACCGAGCCCGGAAACCGGCGGCGAGGCCTCTCGCTGCTGGTCGTGGAGGACGGCATGCCGGGGTTCACCAAGGGGCGAGTGCTTCAGAAGCTGGGTCTGAAGGCGCAGGACACCATCGAGCTCGCGTTCAGCGACGTCCGGGTGCCCGCCGCCAATCTGCTGGGGCAGGAGGGAGAGGCGTTCTCCTATCTCGGTGCGAACCTCGCGCAGGAGCGGCTGGCGATCGCCGTCGGCGCCGTGGCCCAGTCGCGCGCTGCGCTCGACGCGACCACTCGTTACGTCAAGGAGCGCTCCGCCTTCGGAACGCCGGTGAGCTCGTTCCAGAACACGAAATTCGAGCTGGCGGCGGTGGCCACCGAGATCGAGGCGGCGCAGGCGATGCTGGACCGCGCCGTGCTCGAGCACACGGAAGGCCGGCTGTCGGGGAGCGACGCGGCGATGGTGAAGCTGTTCTGCACCGAGATGCAGGCCCGCGCTGTCGATCGATGCCTGCAGCTGTTCGGCGGTTACGGCTACATCCTCGAATACCCGATCGCCCGGCTGTTCGCGGACGCCCGTGTCGCACGCATCTACGGCGGCACGAGCGAGGTCATGAAGACGATCATCAGCAAGTCCCTGGGCCTCTAG
- a CDS encoding thiolase family protein, whose product MREAVVAAAVRTPVGKRNGGLAGVHAVDLSALVLTELVDRTGIDPGSVDDVIWGCVSQIGDQSSNIARFAVLAAGWPDHVPGTTINRACGSSQQALDFAAAMVMSGQQDLVVAGGVETMSRVPLGAARETGFPYGPKVLARYDGFSFNQGISAELIAEKRGYSRERLDEFAALSHERAAAAQDAGAFDAQVVPVPVDAGVVVADEGVRRGSSVQSLAALKPSFTEDGVIHAGNASQISDGAAALLVTTPETARELGLTPLVRYHSGAVTGADPVLMLTGPIPATEKVLGKANLTIQDIGAYEVNEAFAPVPLAWLDETGADPAKLNPLGGAIALGHPLGASGAVLMTRLIHHMRDNGLRYGLQTMCEGGGTANATIVELV is encoded by the coding sequence ATGCGCGAGGCAGTCGTGGCAGCGGCCGTGCGAACACCGGTCGGAAAGCGGAACGGTGGACTGGCCGGGGTGCACGCGGTGGACCTGTCCGCTCTGGTCCTGACCGAGTTGGTCGACCGGACCGGGATCGACCCAGGATCCGTCGACGACGTGATCTGGGGTTGCGTCTCGCAGATCGGCGACCAATCCAGCAACATCGCCCGCTTTGCTGTCCTCGCTGCGGGCTGGCCCGACCACGTTCCCGGTACCACGATCAACCGGGCGTGCGGATCGAGCCAGCAGGCGCTGGACTTCGCCGCCGCGATGGTGATGTCCGGTCAGCAGGATCTGGTGGTGGCCGGCGGCGTCGAAACGATGAGCCGGGTACCGCTCGGAGCGGCGCGGGAGACGGGCTTCCCGTACGGACCCAAGGTTCTGGCCCGCTACGACGGCTTTTCGTTCAACCAGGGCATCAGCGCGGAACTGATCGCGGAGAAGCGGGGCTACTCCCGCGAGCGGCTCGACGAGTTCGCCGCGCTCTCGCACGAACGGGCAGCCGCCGCGCAGGACGCCGGAGCCTTCGACGCGCAAGTGGTCCCGGTCCCGGTCGATGCGGGGGTCGTCGTCGCGGACGAGGGTGTCCGGCGTGGCAGCAGCGTGCAGTCACTCGCGGCGCTGAAACCGTCGTTCACCGAAGACGGCGTCATCCACGCGGGCAACGCCTCGCAGATCTCCGACGGTGCCGCTGCGCTGCTGGTCACCACCCCGGAGACGGCGCGAGAACTGGGACTGACGCCCCTTGTACGCTACCACTCGGGTGCGGTGACCGGCGCCGATCCGGTGCTCATGCTCACCGGCCCGATCCCGGCGACGGAGAAGGTGCTCGGAAAGGCGAATCTGACCATCCAGGACATCGGAGCGTATGAAGTCAACGAGGCTTTCGCCCCGGTGCCCCTCGCCTGGCTGGACGAGACCGGCGCCGACCCCGCGAAACTCAATCCGCTCGGCGGCGCGATCGCGCTGGGCCATCCGCTCGGTGCGTCGGGTGCTGTCCTGATGACGCGGTTGATCCATCACATGCGGGACAACGGCCTGCGCTATGGGCTGCAGACGATGTGCGAGGGCGGTGGTACCGCGAACGCGACCATCGTCGAGCTGGTCTGA
- a CDS encoding aldo/keto reductase — protein MEYTRLGKSGLRVSRIALGCMSYGDPAAPASYSWVLDEDAAQPFFRQAVELGITFWDTANAYGLGKSEEVVGRAIRTFSRREDVVLATKVYARIHKGSGGSGLSRKAILEQIDASLTRLGTDFVDLYQIHRFDPKTPIEETMEALHDVVRAGKARYIGASSMWAWQFATMQHVAERNGWTRFISMQDQYSLLQREEEREMFGLLAHQGVGSIPWSPLARGRVTRPWGTQTQRLETDNFGATLFTADVDKPIIDAVERVAGARDVPMAQVALAWVLQNPVVTAPIVGATKQHHLTDAVAALDIHLTDAEIKALEDPYTPRLPTGF, from the coding sequence GTGGAATACACCCGACTCGGAAAATCCGGCCTGCGCGTGAGCCGTATCGCGCTGGGTTGCATGAGCTACGGCGACCCCGCCGCGCCCGCCAGCTACAGCTGGGTCCTCGATGAGGACGCCGCGCAGCCGTTCTTCCGGCAGGCGGTCGAACTCGGCATCACGTTCTGGGACACGGCGAACGCCTACGGCCTCGGAAAGTCCGAAGAGGTGGTCGGGCGAGCCATCCGCACCTTCTCCCGGCGCGAGGACGTCGTGCTGGCGACCAAGGTGTACGCGCGGATACACAAGGGCTCGGGCGGCTCCGGCCTGTCCCGCAAGGCGATCCTGGAGCAGATCGACGCCTCGCTCACCCGGCTCGGCACGGACTTCGTCGACCTGTATCAGATCCACCGCTTCGATCCGAAGACTCCGATCGAAGAGACCATGGAGGCTCTGCACGACGTCGTCCGGGCCGGCAAGGCCCGCTACATCGGCGCCTCGTCGATGTGGGCCTGGCAATTCGCCACCATGCAGCACGTCGCCGAGCGGAACGGCTGGACACGGTTCATCTCGATGCAGGATCAGTACAGCCTCCTGCAACGCGAGGAAGAACGCGAGATGTTCGGCCTGCTCGCCCATCAGGGCGTCGGCAGCATCCCGTGGAGCCCGCTGGCCCGAGGGCGCGTCACCCGTCCCTGGGGTACGCAGACCCAGCGGCTGGAGACCGACAACTTCGGCGCCACGCTCTTCACCGCCGACGTCGACAAACCCATCATCGACGCGGTCGAACGGGTCGCCGGCGCCCGCGACGTGCCGATGGCGCAGGTAGCACTCGCCTGGGTGCTGCAGAACCCGGTGGTCACCGCACCCATCGTCGGTGCGACGAAACAGCACCACCTCACGGACGCCGTCGCCGCGCTCGACATCCACTTGACCGACGCCGAGATCAAGGCGCTGGAAGACCCGTACACCCCGCGCCTGCCCACCGGATTCTGA
- a CDS encoding DoxX family protein, which yields MSSIDVGLLLIRVVVGATLLMHAWNHWFGGGKVAGTAGWFESLGLRPGRLHAWASIVTEIAAGLGLIVGLLTPLACVAAIGPMVVAGIAAHRRNGFFVFRDGWEYVLMIAVVAAAIALIGPGAASLDHALDIVIRGPLGLAIAVVGGVGGAALLLAVAWRPAGRTAP from the coding sequence ATGAGTTCGATCGATGTCGGGCTGTTACTGATTCGGGTCGTCGTGGGTGCGACCCTGCTGATGCATGCCTGGAACCACTGGTTCGGCGGCGGGAAGGTGGCCGGCACGGCCGGCTGGTTCGAGAGCCTCGGGCTGCGGCCGGGGCGGCTGCACGCGTGGGCCAGCATCGTCACCGAGATCGCCGCCGGTCTGGGCTTGATCGTCGGTCTGTTGACGCCGCTGGCCTGCGTGGCGGCGATCGGACCGATGGTCGTGGCAGGCATCGCGGCACACCGCCGCAACGGGTTCTTCGTCTTCCGCGACGGCTGGGAGTACGTGCTGATGATCGCGGTCGTCGCCGCGGCGATCGCGCTGATCGGCCCCGGTGCGGCCTCGCTCGATCACGCCCTCGACATCGTGATCCGCGGACCGTTGGGTCTGGCGATCGCCGTGGTGGGAGGCGTCGGCGGTGCGGCATTACTCCTGGCGGTCGCCTGGCGCCCGGCCGGCCGGACCGCGCCCTGA
- a CDS encoding class I adenylate-forming enzyme family protein, whose protein sequence is MIQQRLGSLLKRAPARAAVVYGETAWTWTQLAALSEKLNRLLNMVALGDGARIGVALENRPQSGAVVAALLATDRCLTALNPLRGPERLCADIEANALPVVVASSHVLALPGVRRAIARHGRTIVVDWDGTCEMESVEPVLVTDRSTAPGVAVETLTVGGRKQVLLTYQQLATAFRSAGARGRAGDAGTVAHETGATIVSTPIAQIGGLVSLVASMYAGRRTVLLDGFLVDEWVHAVERYRPYAAELTPGAMRALVEANASAHRLASLQVITCGTDPCPPQLADALFSRYGIRVVLTYGAVEFSGAVAGWTRADHVRWWIRKQGAAGRALPGVALRVVGRGGVELPAGTSGVLEIRSAREADAGRQWVRTSDLARLDEDGFLWIEGRTDDAMIGAFA, encoded by the coding sequence ATGATTCAGCAGCGTCTCGGGAGCCTGTTGAAGCGAGCACCGGCGCGCGCCGCGGTTGTGTACGGCGAAACGGCGTGGACGTGGACTCAGCTCGCCGCGCTGTCGGAGAAGCTGAACAGGCTACTCAATATGGTGGCGCTCGGCGACGGGGCCAGGATCGGCGTCGCGCTGGAGAACCGACCGCAGTCCGGCGCCGTGGTGGCTGCTCTCCTCGCCACGGATCGGTGCCTGACGGCGCTGAATCCGCTGCGCGGCCCCGAGCGCCTGTGTGCCGACATCGAGGCCAACGCGCTCCCGGTCGTGGTGGCGTCGTCGCACGTGCTCGCGCTGCCCGGGGTGCGGCGCGCGATCGCTCGGCACGGCCGGACCATCGTCGTGGACTGGGACGGGACGTGCGAGATGGAGTCGGTCGAGCCGGTCCTCGTGACGGACCGCTCGACGGCGCCCGGCGTCGCGGTCGAGACGCTCACCGTCGGAGGGCGGAAGCAGGTGCTGCTGACCTACCAGCAACTGGCGACCGCGTTCCGGTCGGCGGGCGCGCGCGGCCGCGCAGGCGACGCGGGCACCGTCGCGCACGAGACCGGTGCGACGATCGTCTCCACGCCGATCGCGCAGATCGGTGGACTGGTCTCGCTCGTGGCCTCGATGTACGCGGGACGCCGGACGGTGCTTCTCGACGGCTTCCTCGTCGACGAGTGGGTCCACGCGGTCGAGCGGTACCGGCCGTACGCCGCCGAGCTGACCCCGGGCGCGATGCGGGCGCTAGTCGAGGCGAATGCGTCGGCGCACCGGTTGGCCAGCCTCCAGGTCATCACCTGTGGAACCGATCCCTGCCCGCCGCAACTCGCCGACGCGCTGTTCAGCCGGTACGGGATCCGCGTCGTTCTGACCTACGGAGCGGTCGAGTTCTCCGGGGCGGTCGCCGGATGGACGAGAGCCGACCACGTGCGGTGGTGGATACGCAAACAGGGAGCGGCCGGCCGCGCGCTCCCGGGTGTCGCGCTGCGGGTCGTCGGCAGGGGTGGCGTGGAGTTGCCCGCGGGGACGTCCGGTGTCCTGGAGATCCGGTCCGCCCGGGAGGCCGACGCGGGGCGGCAGTGGGTGCGGACCAGTGACCTGGCGCGCCTCGACGAAGACGGCTTCCTCTGGATCGAGGGCCGCACAGATGACGCGATGATCGGGGCGTTCGCATGA